A single genomic interval of Alligator mississippiensis isolate rAllMis1 chromosome 15, rAllMis1, whole genome shotgun sequence harbors:
- the LOC109280587 gene encoding uncharacterized protein LOC109280587 produces MHFKKCADEQNVSRFACKHKGCTTTLEIRVIQRNESGIYYCAHGYSSAMFGNGTTVIVGDSFTDSSSVLLLGPVAGENGATDPAHLACVIRGVSNLVQVSWHVPGEEPAQGLLHSLEASNGSLTLIHGISIPWTSWASGAAVTCEVTFNSSGSSVTRHAVYSAPPSTPCIMLPVVAAGSAVLLVTVPLSLIWICCPPRWGSCPRMPAPRISHQNQDGLVYVDLAFEPPPCRKPRKQQAAQGKNVTP; encoded by the exons ATGCACTTTAAGAAGTGTGCAGATGAGCAAAATGTGAGCAGATTTGCTTGCAAGCATAAGGGATGCACCACAACACTGGAAATCAGAGTGATCCAGAGGAATGAGTCTGGCATTTATTACTGTGCACATGGATACAGCTCCGCGATGTTTGGGAACGGAACCACGGTGATCGTTGGAG ACAGCTTCACCgacagcagctctgtgctgctcctgggcccCGTTGCAGGAGAGAACGGAGCCACAGATCCTGCACATCTGGCCTGTGTGATCCGGGGTGTCTCCAACCTGGTCCAGGTGTCCTGGCACGTTCCTGGAGAggagccagcccaggggctgctgcactCACTGGAAGCCAGTAATGGGTCCTTAACACTCATCCATGGCATCAGCATCCCCTGGAccagctgggccagcggggcagcCGTCACCTGCGAGGTCACATTCAACTCCTCTGGCAGCAGCGTTACCAGACATGCCGTCTATTCTGCAC CTCCTTCCACACCCTGCATCATGCTCCCTGTCGTGGCAGCTGGCAGTGCCGTGCTGCTGGTCACGGTGCCCCTGAGTCTCATCTGgatctgctgccctcccagatGGG GATCCTGCCCCAGGATGCCAGCACCTCGCATCTCCCATCAAAATCAG GATGGACTCGTATATGTGGACCTGGCGTTTGAGCCGCCACCTTGCCGCAAGCCcagaaagcagcaggcagcacaagggaagaaTGTGACGCCATGA